From one Balaenoptera acutorostrata chromosome 6, mBalAcu1.1, whole genome shotgun sequence genomic stretch:
- the ALAD gene encoding delta-aminolevulinic acid dehydratase has protein sequence MQPQSVLHSGYFHPLLRTWQATTASLSASSLIYPIFVTDVPDDKQPIASLPGVARYGVNRLEEMLKPLVEEGLRCVLVFGVPSRVPKDERGSAADSEDSPAIEAIRLLRKNFPGLLVACDVCLCPYTSHGHCGLLSENGSFQAEESRQRLAEVALAYAKAGCQVVAPSDMMDGRVEAIKEALMAHGFGNRVSVMSYSAKFASCFYGPFRDAAQSSPAFGDRRCYQLPPGARGLALRAVDRDVREGADVLMVKPGMPYLDIVREVKNKHPELPLAVYHVSGEFAMLWHGAQAGAFDLKAAVLEVMTAFRRAGADIIITYYTPQLLQWLKE, from the exons ATGCAGCCCCAGTCGGTCCTGCACAGCGGCTACTTCCACCCACTACTTCGGACCTGGCAGGCAACCACCGCCAGCCTCAGTgcctccagcctcatctaccCCATCTTTGTCAC GGATGTTCCTGATGACAAACAGCCTATCGCCAGCCTCCCAGGAGTGGCCAG GTATGGTGTGAACCGGCTGGAAGAGATGCTGAAGCCCCTGGTGGAGGAGGGCCTGCGCTGTGTCCTAGTCTTCGGCGTCCCCAGCAGAGTTCCCAAG GATGAGCGGGGCTCTGCGGCAGACTCCGAGGACTCCCCGGCTATCGAGGCCATCCGTCTGTTGCGCAAGAACTTCCCCGGCCTCCTGGTGGCCTGCGACGTGTGCCTGTGCCCGTACACCTCCCACGGTCACTGCG GGCTTCTGAGTGAGAATGGGTCGTTCCAAGCTGAGGAGAGCCGCCAGCGGCTGGCAGAGGTGGCGCTGGCCTATGCCAAGGCAG GATGTCAGGTGGTGGCCCCGTCGGACATGATGGACGGACGCGTGGAAGCCATCAAGGAGGCTCTGATGGCACATGGATTTGGCaacagg GTATCAGTGATGAGCTATAGTGCCAAATTCGCTTCCTGTTTCTATGGACCTTTCCG GGACGCAGCTCAGTCGAGCCCAGCTTTTGGAGATCGCCGCTGCTACCAGCTGCCGCCCGGAGCACGAGGCCTGGCCCTCCGCGCGGTG GACCGGGATGTACGGGAAGGCGCTGACGTGCTCATGGTGAAGCCAGGAATGCCTTACCTGGACATTGTGCGGGAGGTAAAGAACAAG CACCCTGAGCTCCCTCTCGCCGTGTACCACGTTTCCGGAGAGTTTGCCATGCTGTGGCATGGAGCCCAGGCCGGAGCGTTTGATCTCAAGGCTGCTGTACTGGAGGTCATGACTGCCTTCCGCAGAGCAG GTGCCGACATCATCATCACCTACTACACGCCTCAGCTATTGCAGTGGCTGAAGGAGTGA
- the POLE3 gene encoding DNA polymerase epsilon subunit 3, producing MAERPEDLNLPNAVITRIIKEALPDGVSISKEARSAISRAASVFVLYATSCANNFAMKGKRKTLNASDVLSAMEEMEFQRFVTPLKEALEAYRREQKGKKEASEQKKKDKDKKTDSEEQDKGRDEDNDEDEERLEEEEQNEEEEVDN from the exons ATGGCGGAGAGGCCCGAGGACCTAAACCTGCCCAATGCCGTCATCACCAGGATCATCAAGGAGGCG CTCCCGGACGGTGTCAGCATCTCCAAGGAGGCCCGGAGCGCCATCTCCCGCGCCGCCAGCGTCTTCGTGCTGTACGCCACATCCTG TGCCAACAACTTCGCGATGAAAGGGAAACGCAAGACACTGAATGCCAGCGATGTGCTCTCCGCCATGGAGGAGATGGAGTTTCAGCGGTTCGTGACCCCGTTAAAAGAAGCTCTGGAAG CTTACAGGAGGGAGCAAAAAGGCAAGAAGGAAGCttcagagcaaaagaagaaggacaaagacaaaaaaacagaTTCGGAAGAGCAAGACAAGGGCAGGGATGAGGACAACGATGAAGATGAGGAAAGGctggaggaagaagaacagaatgAAGAGGAGGAAGTGGACAACTGA